From the genome of Pelodiscus sinensis isolate JC-2024 chromosome 12, ASM4963464v1, whole genome shotgun sequence, one region includes:
- the CCL22 gene encoding C-C motif chemokine 22 — protein MNCLTTALLLIFLLGLSLQPIYAAPQGILEDTTCCSSVIKLPIRFGNLKHFYRTSWGCRRPAVVFVTLRNTEICADPQAKWVQNAIRRLEKKK, from the exons ATGAACTGCCTGACGACGGCTCTTCTGCTCATTTTCCTCCTGGGCCTTTCTCTTCAGCCCATCTATGCTG CTCCACAAGGGATCCTGGAAGACACAACCTGCTGTTCAAGCGTCATTAAGTTACCTATTCGTTTTGGTAACCTGAAGCATTTCTACAGGACCTCCTGGGGGTGTAGGAGGCCAGCTGTGGT GTTTGTGACTCTCCGGAATACGGAAATCTGTGCTGATCCACAGGCCAAGTGGGTGCAAAATGCAATACGGCGCCTGGAGAAAAAGAAGTAG